A single genomic interval of Rhizobium leguminosarum bv. trifolii WSM1325 harbors:
- a CDS encoding cytidine deaminase (TIGRFAM: cytidine deaminase~PFAM: CMP/dCMP deaminase zinc-binding~KEGG: rec:RHECIAT_CH0000236 cytidine deaminase protein): MSHDLFEAARGAMAFAHAPYSKFPVGAAIRAEDGKVYTGANIENLSFPQGWCAEPTAIGAMIMGGAKKIVEMAVIAEKLPLCPPCGGCRQKISEFASKETKIYLCDEAGVKKTMTMEELLPFSFETELG; the protein is encoded by the coding sequence ATGTCTCACGATCTGTTCGAAGCCGCCCGCGGCGCCATGGCCTTTGCCCATGCGCCCTATTCGAAATTCCCGGTCGGCGCGGCGATCCGCGCCGAAGACGGCAAGGTCTATACCGGCGCCAACATCGAAAATCTCTCCTTCCCGCAAGGATGGTGCGCCGAGCCGACGGCGATCGGCGCGATGATCATGGGCGGCGCGAAGAAGATCGTCGAAATGGCGGTCATTGCCGAGAAACTGCCGCTCTGCCCGCCCTGTGGCGGCTGCCGTCAGAAGATCTCCGAATTCGCCTCCAAGGAGACGAAGATCTACCTTTGCGATGAAGCGGGCGTCAAGAAGACCATGACGATGGAAGAGCTTCTTCCCTTCAGCTTCGAGACTGAACTCGGATGA
- a CDS encoding inner-membrane translocator (PFAM: inner-membrane translocator~KEGG: ret:RHE_CH00190 sugar ABC transporter, permease protein), which produces MDYYDIFISVLASTIRLSIPLIFTALAGLFSERAGIFDIGLEGKMLGSAFAAACVAYLTDSAWLGLGAGILCSVALSLVHGFASITNRGNQIVSGVAINFFIAGITIVLGQAWFGQGGRTPQLAPESRFAPIILPGADAARDIPIIGPLYANVISGNNVLTYLAFLAVPFSWWVLYRTRFGLRLRAVGENPGAVDTAGISVAWLRYRAVMCAGILCGFAGTYLAIAQSAAFIKDMSAGKGYIALAALVFAKWKPVPVMFACLLFGFLDALANFMQGKQVPLIGEVPVQVFQALPYVLTCVLLAGFIGVATPPKAGGVPYTKER; this is translated from the coding sequence ATGGACTATTACGACATCTTTATCAGCGTTCTAGCCTCCACCATCCGCCTGTCGATACCGCTGATCTTCACCGCCCTTGCCGGTCTGTTTTCGGAACGTGCCGGCATTTTCGATATCGGCCTCGAGGGCAAGATGCTGGGCTCGGCCTTTGCCGCCGCCTGCGTTGCCTATCTCACCGATTCGGCCTGGCTCGGCCTCGGTGCCGGCATCCTCTGCTCGGTGGCGCTGAGCCTGGTGCATGGCTTTGCCTCGATCACCAACCGCGGCAATCAGATTGTCTCCGGTGTCGCCATCAACTTCTTCATCGCCGGTATCACCATCGTGCTCGGTCAGGCCTGGTTCGGCCAGGGCGGACGCACGCCGCAGCTGGCGCCGGAGTCGCGCTTTGCGCCGATCATCCTGCCGGGCGCCGATGCTGCCCGCGACATACCGATCATCGGCCCGCTCTATGCCAACGTCATATCGGGCAACAATGTCCTCACCTACCTCGCCTTTCTCGCCGTGCCGTTTTCCTGGTGGGTGCTTTACCGCACACGTTTCGGCCTGCGGCTGCGCGCCGTCGGCGAAAATCCGGGCGCGGTCGATACGGCCGGCATCTCGGTCGCCTGGCTGCGTTACCGCGCCGTCATGTGCGCCGGCATCCTCTGCGGCTTTGCCGGCACCTATCTGGCCATCGCCCAGTCCGCAGCCTTCATCAAGGACATGTCGGCCGGCAAGGGCTATATCGCGCTCGCAGCTCTCGTCTTCGCCAAGTGGAAGCCGGTACCCGTCATGTTTGCCTGCCTACTCTTCGGCTTCCTCGATGCGCTGGCAAATTTCATGCAGGGCAAGCAGGTGCCGCTGATCGGCGAAGTGCCGGTTCAGGTTTTCCAGGCGCTGCCCTATGTCTTGACCTGCGTCCTGCTTGCCGGCTTCATCGGCGTCGCGACCCCGCCGAAAGCCGGTGGCGTGCCCTATACGAAGGAGCGTTGA
- a CDS encoding conserved hypothetical protein (KEGG: ret:RHE_CH00195 hypothetical protein), giving the protein MMPGLYRKDFCFMLVRTVLFASIAAVLATQVPSFFGSTSQQPADALSANYASTESDEAAVPAPVSGSNAIRLQADAQGHYTGSFKINGKPVQGLIDTGATYVALNETLARRLGFTANQLDFRYGVNTANGQTKAAHVTLDRVEIGGIRVRDVEAFVLRDNALTTTLVGMSFLQKLASYSVADGSLSLKQ; this is encoded by the coding sequence ATGATGCCGGGTTTATACAGGAAGGATTTCTGTTTCATGCTCGTGCGTACCGTCCTATTCGCCAGCATCGCCGCGGTGCTCGCCACACAGGTGCCTTCCTTCTTCGGAAGCACCAGCCAGCAGCCTGCTGACGCTCTCTCCGCCAATTACGCATCGACCGAAAGCGATGAGGCCGCAGTACCCGCGCCCGTCTCTGGCAGCAATGCGATCCGGCTGCAGGCCGATGCGCAGGGCCACTATACCGGCAGCTTCAAGATCAACGGCAAGCCGGTGCAGGGCCTGATCGATACCGGCGCCACCTATGTGGCGCTCAACGAGACGCTGGCCCGCCGGCTGGGCTTCACCGCCAACCAACTCGATTTCCGTTACGGGGTGAACACTGCGAACGGCCAGACGAAGGCCGCGCATGTGACACTCGACCGGGTCGAAATCGGCGGCATTCGCGTGCGCGATGTCGAAGCCTTCGTCCTGAGGGACAATGCGCTGACGACGACGCTGGTCGGCATGAGTTTCCTGCAGAAGCTCGCCTCCTATTCCGTCGCCGACGGTTCGCTCAGCCTCAAGCAGTAA
- a CDS encoding deoxyribose-phosphate aldolase (KEGG: rec:RHECIAT_CH0000238 deoxyribose-phosphate aldolase protein~TIGRFAM: deoxyribose-phosphate aldolase~PFAM: deoxyribose-phosphate aldolase/phospho-2-dehydro-3-deoxyheptonate aldolase), which yields MNSHSNRETAAVALSLLDLTNLRDDCTEAQIDALCARAQTPYGTSAAICIWPRFVAQARNILGTGHAVRIATVVNLPSGDMEVADVAAEAREAIADGADEIDLVIPYRKLLAGNEKAVTDMVKAVRAECAGPVLLKVIIETGELKDAALIRRASELAIEAGADFIKTSTGKVAVNATLEAADIMIRAIRESGRKVGFKPAGGIGSLSDAALYLSLAETIMTPDWAMPSTFRFGASDLLDDILAVLSGTQSAPAAASSY from the coding sequence ATGAATAGCCATTCCAACCGGGAGACGGCGGCTGTCGCCCTTTCTCTTCTCGATCTCACCAATTTGAGGGATGATTGCACCGAGGCGCAGATCGACGCGCTCTGCGCCCGTGCGCAGACGCCCTACGGCACTAGCGCCGCGATCTGCATCTGGCCGCGGTTCGTCGCTCAGGCCCGCAATATCCTTGGCACTGGGCACGCCGTGCGTATCGCGACCGTCGTCAACCTCCCTTCCGGCGATATGGAAGTCGCCGATGTCGCCGCTGAAGCCCGCGAGGCGATTGCCGATGGCGCCGATGAGATCGATCTAGTCATCCCCTACCGCAAGCTGCTGGCCGGCAATGAGAAGGCGGTGACCGATATGGTCAAGGCCGTGCGCGCCGAATGCGCTGGCCCCGTTCTTCTGAAGGTCATCATCGAGACTGGCGAGCTGAAGGATGCGGCATTGATCCGCCGTGCCTCCGAACTCGCCATCGAAGCTGGCGCCGATTTCATCAAGACCTCCACCGGCAAAGTCGCCGTCAACGCGACGCTCGAAGCCGCCGACATCATGATCCGCGCTATCCGCGAAAGCGGCCGCAAGGTCGGCTTCAAGCCGGCCGGCGGCATCGGCTCGCTGAGCGATGCCGCACTCTATCTGAGCCTTGCCGAAACCATCATGACACCGGACTGGGCGATGCCGTCGACGTTCCGCTTCGGCGCTTCCGACCTGCTCGACGATATCCTGGCGGTTCTAAGTGGAACGCAGTCGGCACCGGCTGCAGCGTCGAGCTACTGA
- a CDS encoding uracil phosphoribosyltransferase (KEGG: rec:RHECIAT_CH0000241 uracil phosphoribosyltransferase protein~TIGRFAM: uracil phosphoribosyltransferase~PFAM: phosphoribosyltransferase): MDGVTVIDHPLVQHKLTIMRRKETSTGSFRRLLREISTLLCYEVTRDLELTMETIETPLQTMESPILEGKKLVFASILRAGNGLLEGMLDLVPSARVSHIGVYRDHETLQPVEYYFKAPEDVAERLIIVVDPMLATGNSSIAAIDKLKERGAHNIRFLCLLAAPEGIRNFRAAHPDVPVFTASIDSHLNEKGYIVPGLGDAGDRMYGTK; the protein is encoded by the coding sequence ATGGACGGCGTCACAGTCATCGATCATCCGCTTGTGCAGCACAAGCTCACCATCATGCGGCGCAAGGAGACATCGACGGGAAGTTTCCGGCGCTTGCTGCGCGAAATCTCGACGCTGCTCTGTTACGAGGTCACCCGCGATCTCGAACTGACGATGGAAACGATCGAGACGCCGCTGCAGACGATGGAATCGCCGATCCTCGAGGGCAAGAAGCTGGTCTTCGCCTCGATCCTGCGCGCCGGCAACGGACTGCTCGAAGGCATGCTCGATCTCGTGCCGTCCGCCCGCGTCTCGCATATCGGCGTCTACCGCGACCACGAGACGCTGCAGCCGGTCGAATATTACTTCAAGGCGCCGGAGGACGTGGCCGAGCGGCTGATCATCGTCGTAGACCCGATGCTTGCGACCGGCAATTCCTCGATCGCGGCAATCGACAAGCTCAAGGAACGCGGCGCCCACAATATCCGCTTCCTCTGCCTGCTTGCCGCCCCGGAAGGCATCCGCAACTTTCGCGCCGCGCATCCCGATGTTCCGGTCTTCACCGCGTCGATCGATAGCCATCTCAACGAGAAGGGCTATATCGTGCCCGGTCTCGGCGATGCCGGCGACCGCATGTACGGCACCAAGTAA
- a CDS encoding thymidine phosphorylase (KEGG: rec:RHECIAT_CH0000239 thymidine phosphorylase protein~TIGRFAM: thymidine phosphorylase; pyrimidine-nucleoside phosphorylase~PFAM: glycosyl transferase family 3; Pyrimidine nucleoside phosphorylase domain; Glycosyl transferase, family 3-like), with protein MIPQEIIRRKRDGDELAAADISSFIAALAAGRLSEGQIGAFAMAVWFKGMSRAEIVALTLAMADSGDRLQWADIDRPIADKHSTGGVGDNVSLMLAPIAAACGLAVPMISGRGLGHTGGTLDKLESIPGYLITPDADLFHKVVKEAGCAIIGQTGTLAPADGRLYAVRDVTATVDSIPLITASILSKKLAAGLETLVLDVKVGNGAFMADRGQAEILAQSLVEVANGAGVKTSALITDMNQPLADSAGNAVEMRNCLDFLAGRKRDTRLDIVVFAFAAEMLVKSGIAASPDEAEGMARRALSSGKAAEVFARMVSMLGGPADLIENPDRYLVRAPVEKPVPAARSGWLAGCDARGVGISVIDLGGGRRHPAARIDHRVGFSELLPLGTRVNAGEPIALVHAADEAAAERAAAALAMHYRITEDKPELTPVIAGLI; from the coding sequence ATGATTCCGCAGGAGATCATTCGGCGTAAGCGCGATGGCGACGAACTCGCCGCCGCCGATATCAGCTCCTTCATCGCGGCACTCGCTGCCGGTCGATTGTCGGAAGGCCAGATCGGCGCATTCGCCATGGCCGTTTGGTTCAAGGGCATGTCGCGGGCCGAAATCGTGGCCTTGACGCTGGCGATGGCCGATTCCGGTGACAGGCTGCAATGGGCCGATATCGACCGCCCGATCGCCGACAAGCATTCGACCGGCGGCGTCGGCGACAATGTTTCGCTGATGCTGGCGCCGATCGCCGCTGCCTGCGGCCTCGCCGTTCCGATGATCTCCGGGCGCGGCCTCGGCCATACCGGCGGCACGCTGGATAAGCTCGAATCCATTCCCGGCTATCTGATCACCCCGGATGCTGACCTGTTCCACAAGGTCGTGAAGGAGGCGGGATGCGCCATCATCGGCCAGACCGGGACCTTGGCGCCCGCCGACGGCAGGCTCTATGCCGTGCGCGACGTAACCGCCACGGTCGATTCCATTCCCCTCATCACCGCCTCGATCCTCTCGAAGAAACTTGCGGCGGGGCTCGAGACGCTGGTGCTCGACGTCAAGGTCGGCAATGGCGCCTTCATGGCCGATCGCGGCCAGGCGGAGATCCTCGCGCAGTCGCTGGTCGAGGTGGCCAATGGTGCAGGCGTGAAGACCTCGGCCCTGATCACCGACATGAACCAGCCGCTCGCCGACAGTGCCGGCAACGCGGTCGAGATGCGCAACTGCCTGGACTTCCTGGCAGGCAGGAAAAGAGACACGCGGCTTGATATCGTCGTTTTTGCCTTCGCCGCCGAGATGCTGGTGAAATCCGGTATCGCCGCTTCGCCTGATGAAGCTGAAGGAATGGCGCGGCGGGCCTTGTCGTCGGGAAAGGCGGCGGAAGTCTTCGCGCGTATGGTATCGATGCTCGGCGGCCCGGCCGATCTCATCGAAAATCCCGACCGATATCTAGTCAGGGCGCCTGTGGAAAAGCCTGTCCCGGCCGCCCGGTCCGGCTGGCTTGCCGGCTGCGATGCGCGCGGTGTCGGCATCAGTGTCATCGACCTTGGCGGCGGAAGACGCCATCCGGCGGCCCGGATCGACCATCGCGTCGGCTTTTCCGAACTCCTGCCGCTTGGCACCCGCGTAAACGCGGGCGAACCGATCGCGCTGGTTCATGCTGCTGACGAAGCCGCGGCGGAGCGGGCGGCTGCGGCACTTGCCATGCATTACCGCATCACCGAGGACAAGCCGGAGCTGACACCGGTGATTGCGGGCCTGATCTGA
- a CDS encoding ABC transporter related (PFAM: ABC transporter related~SMART: AAA ATPase~KEGG: ret:RHE_CH00188 sugar ABC transporter, ATP-binding protein), translating to MTDKPAIELVGIDKKFGAVHANKDINLTVAKGTIHGIIGENGAGKSTLMSIIYGFYHADSGEIRVNGNPVTIRDSQAAIATGIGMVHQHFMLVDNFTVLENIMLGAEGGMLLARGVASARAELKRLETEYGLEVDPDALIEELPVGLQQRVEILKAMYRGAEILILDEPTGVLTPAEADHLFRILKVLRDQGKTIILITHKLREIMAITDTVSVMRRGEMVATRKTSETTVEELAELMVGRRVLLRVQKGEANPQAAVLSVRNLTVKDNRGVTMVDNVSFDVRAGEIVGIAGVAGNGQSELLEAIAGIRKPTSGEILLDGQTIDKADPARLRDLGLAHIPEDRHHMGLVLKFEEYENSVLGYHRRPAYSKGPLLDLEAIRKDAMEKIEKYDIRPPNPRLKTANFSGGNQQKIVVAREIERDPKMLIIGQPTRGVDIGAIEFIHRRIIEMRDAGKAILLVSVELDEIRSLSDRILVMFAGHIVGEKTPDAGEQTLGLMMAGIAA from the coding sequence GTGACAGATAAGCCCGCTATCGAGCTTGTCGGCATCGACAAGAAATTCGGTGCCGTCCATGCCAACAAGGACATCAACCTTACCGTTGCCAAGGGGACGATCCACGGCATCATCGGCGAAAACGGCGCCGGCAAATCGACCCTGATGTCGATCATTTATGGTTTCTACCATGCCGACAGCGGCGAGATCCGGGTCAACGGCAATCCCGTCACCATCCGCGACAGCCAGGCGGCCATCGCCACCGGCATCGGCATGGTGCACCAGCACTTCATGCTGGTCGACAATTTCACGGTGCTCGAGAACATCATGCTTGGCGCGGAAGGCGGCATGCTACTGGCCAGGGGCGTCGCCTCGGCGCGCGCCGAGCTCAAGCGGCTGGAAACGGAATATGGCCTGGAGGTCGATCCCGATGCGCTGATCGAGGAGCTGCCGGTCGGCCTGCAGCAGCGTGTCGAGATCCTAAAAGCCATGTATCGCGGCGCCGAGATCCTGATCCTCGACGAGCCCACCGGCGTGCTGACGCCGGCGGAGGCCGATCACCTCTTCCGCATCCTCAAGGTACTGCGCGACCAGGGCAAGACGATCATCCTCATCACCCACAAGCTGCGCGAGATCATGGCGATCACCGATACGGTCTCGGTCATGCGCCGCGGCGAGATGGTCGCGACCCGCAAGACGTCGGAAACGACGGTGGAGGAGCTCGCCGAGCTGATGGTCGGTCGCCGTGTGCTACTGCGCGTGCAGAAGGGCGAGGCGAACCCGCAAGCCGCCGTCCTGTCCGTCCGAAACCTTACAGTCAAGGACAATCGCGGCGTCACCATGGTCGACAACGTCTCCTTCGACGTGCGCGCCGGTGAAATCGTCGGCATCGCCGGTGTCGCCGGCAATGGCCAGTCCGAATTGCTGGAGGCGATTGCCGGCATCCGCAAGCCAACCTCCGGCGAAATCCTTCTCGACGGTCAGACGATCGACAAGGCCGACCCTGCCCGCCTGCGTGATCTAGGGCTCGCTCATATTCCAGAGGATCGTCACCATATGGGCCTGGTGCTGAAATTCGAGGAATATGAAAATTCCGTGCTCGGTTATCATCGCCGCCCGGCCTACAGCAAAGGCCCGCTGCTCGATCTCGAAGCGATCCGCAAGGATGCGATGGAGAAGATCGAGAAATATGACATCCGCCCGCCGAACCCGCGGCTGAAGACGGCGAATTTCTCCGGCGGCAACCAGCAGAAGATCGTTGTCGCCCGCGAGATCGAACGCGATCCGAAGATGCTGATCATCGGCCAGCCGACACGCGGCGTCGATATCGGCGCCATCGAATTCATCCACCGCCGGATCATCGAAATGCGTGACGCGGGCAAGGCGATCCTGCTCGTCTCCGTCGAACTCGATGAAATCCGCTCCCTTTCAGACCGTATCCTTGTCATGTTTGCCGGCCATATCGTCGGCGAGAAGACGCCCGATGCCGGTGAACAGACCCTCGGCCTGATGATGGCCGGCATTGCCGCGTGA
- a CDS encoding inner-membrane translocator (PFAM: inner-membrane translocator~KEGG: ret:RHE_CH00189 sugar ABC transporter, permease protein): MSTASVPLPNWINYGLIPLLNLTVAFLISGFVVWLIGESPLDALSLLIQGALGNGEFIGFTLFYATSFIFTGLSVAVAIHAGLFNIGSEGQAYMGGLGCALVALSLDNYVPWYVTMPVAVVGAALFGAVAAFIPAWLQAKRGSHIVITTIMFNYIIASLMNYLLVHVLIVPGKMAPETRTFLEGGQLPKLTWLMEIFGTKLGAAPLNVSFIIALVMCYVVWLLIWRTKLGFEMRTLGVSPTAASYAGIPYARIVMIAMMLSGALAGMMALNPVMGASARLQVGFVGGAGFVGIAVSLMGRNHPLGIILAAILFGILYQGGDWISFEMPNITREMILVIQGLVILFAGALEYMFRPAMVRLYQQFKRG, from the coding sequence ATGAGCACCGCTTCCGTTCCGCTACCAAACTGGATCAACTACGGCCTTATCCCGCTTTTGAACCTCACTGTCGCCTTCCTGATCTCCGGCTTCGTCGTCTGGCTGATCGGCGAGAGCCCGCTCGATGCGCTGTCGCTGCTGATCCAGGGTGCGCTCGGCAATGGCGAATTCATCGGCTTCACGCTGTTCTACGCGACGAGCTTCATCTTCACCGGCCTTTCCGTCGCAGTGGCAATCCATGCAGGTCTCTTCAACATCGGCTCCGAAGGCCAGGCCTACATGGGCGGCCTCGGCTGTGCTTTGGTGGCGCTTTCGCTCGATAATTACGTGCCATGGTATGTGACGATGCCGGTTGCGGTGGTCGGCGCTGCACTCTTCGGCGCGGTTGCCGCCTTCATACCGGCATGGCTTCAGGCAAAGCGCGGCAGCCATATCGTCATCACGACGATCATGTTCAACTACATCATCGCCTCGCTGATGAACTACCTGCTGGTGCACGTATTGATCGTGCCCGGCAAAATGGCGCCGGAAACACGCACATTCCTCGAGGGTGGGCAGTTGCCGAAGCTAACATGGCTGATGGAAATATTCGGGACAAAGCTGGGTGCTGCCCCGTTGAATGTCTCTTTCATCATTGCGCTGGTTATGTGCTACGTCGTCTGGCTCTTAATCTGGCGCACGAAACTTGGCTTCGAGATGCGCACGCTGGGCGTCAGCCCGACAGCTGCTTCATATGCCGGTATTCCCTACGCACGAATCGTGATGATCGCGATGATGCTCTCCGGCGCGCTGGCCGGCATGATGGCGCTGAATCCGGTTATGGGCGCCTCCGCGCGCCTGCAGGTGGGATTCGTCGGCGGCGCCGGCTTCGTCGGCATCGCCGTCTCGCTGATGGGCCGCAATCATCCGCTTGGCATCATCCTGGCGGCAATCCTCTTCGGTATCCTCTACCAGGGCGGCGACTGGATCTCCTTCGAAATGCCGAATATCACCCGCGAGATGATCCTCGTCATCCAGGGTCTGGTTATCCTCTTTGCCGGCGCGCTGGAATATATGTTCCGGCCGGCAATGGTGCGCCTCTATCAGCAATTCAAGCGCGGTTAA
- a CDS encoding adenosine deaminase (KEGG: rec:RHECIAT_CH0000242 adenosine deaminase protein~TIGRFAM: adenosine deaminase~PFAM: adenosine/AMP deaminase) → MTSHLKKVELHCHLEGAAPPALTAAQAQKYGVDISAQLRDGAYVWHDFASFLECYDKVSEVYKTEEDYALLTETYLDELAAIDTIYSELIVSPDHGKRIGLGADAYISGICEGIRRAREKNGIEARLIVTGERHFGPESVIGAAEYAAKAGNPLITGFNLAGEERMGRVADYARAFDIAREAGLGLTIHAGEVCGAFSVADALDAVRPSRIGHGVRAIEDVDLVKRLADLGTVLEICPGSNIALGVFPDFASHPLRRLKDAGVRVTISSDDPPFFHTSLKREYELAAGTFGFSDAEIDAMTRTAIEAAFVDDETRKALLARI, encoded by the coding sequence GTGACATCGCATTTGAAGAAGGTCGAACTGCACTGCCATCTGGAGGGTGCAGCACCGCCGGCTCTGACCGCAGCGCAGGCGCAGAAATATGGCGTCGACATCAGCGCACAGCTTCGCGACGGTGCCTATGTCTGGCATGATTTCGCAAGCTTCCTCGAATGTTACGACAAGGTTTCCGAGGTCTACAAGACCGAGGAGGACTATGCGCTTCTGACCGAAACCTATCTCGACGAACTCGCCGCCATCGATACGATCTACAGCGAGCTCATCGTTTCGCCCGACCACGGCAAGCGCATCGGGCTCGGCGCCGATGCCTATATATCCGGTATCTGCGAAGGCATCCGGCGGGCCAGGGAAAAGAACGGCATTGAGGCCCGGCTGATCGTCACCGGCGAGCGGCATTTCGGTCCGGAGAGCGTGATTGGTGCTGCCGAATATGCGGCAAAGGCCGGCAATCCCCTGATTACCGGCTTCAATCTTGCCGGCGAGGAGCGCATGGGGCGCGTCGCCGATTATGCCCGCGCCTTCGATATCGCCCGCGAGGCCGGCCTCGGGCTGACCATCCATGCCGGCGAGGTCTGCGGCGCCTTCAGCGTCGCCGATGCGCTCGATGCGGTGCGCCCCTCGCGCATCGGCCACGGGGTGCGCGCCATCGAGGATGTCGATCTGGTCAAACGGCTTGCCGATCTCGGCACCGTGCTCGAGATCTGCCCGGGCTCCAATATCGCCCTCGGGGTCTTTCCGGATTTCGCCTCCCATCCGCTGCGCCGGCTGAAGGACGCGGGCGTCCGGGTGACGATCAGCTCGGACGATCCGCCTTTCTTTCATACTTCGCTCAAGCGGGAATACGAACTTGCCGCCGGGACCTTCGGTTTCAGCGACGCCGAGATCGATGCCATGACGCGCACGGCGATCGAAGCCGCCTTCGTCGACGATGAGACACGCAAGGCCCTGCTCGCCCGAATTTGA
- a CDS encoding purine nucleotide phosphorylase (TIGRFAM: purine nucleotide phosphorylase; inosine guanosine and xanthosine phosphorylase family~PFAM: purine or other phosphorylase family 1~KEGG: ret:RHE_CH00192 purine nucleoside phosphorylase) yields MKATVNLLAALLGGIKPRHGIVLGSGLGSLVGELDGAVRVPYRDLPGFPVSAVSGHAGEVVAGRLGGVPVVMLSGRVHYYEKGDANAMRLPIEVLKALGVEALILTNSAGSLRDDMPPGSVMQITDHINYSGMNPLIGEESDHRFVGMTNAYDAGLAAAMQRAAAKLKIELAQGVYMWFSGPSFETPAEIRMARILGADAVGMSTVPEVIIARMLGLRVAAASVITNYGAGMTGNELSHEETKDMAPIGGARLAAILKDMIAAGTG; encoded by the coding sequence ATGAAGGCGACGGTCAACCTGCTCGCGGCACTGCTCGGCGGGATCAAGCCGCGCCACGGCATCGTCCTCGGCTCCGGTCTCGGATCCCTCGTCGGTGAGCTGGACGGCGCCGTTCGTGTTCCCTATCGCGACCTGCCGGGCTTTCCCGTCAGCGCCGTCTCCGGACATGCTGGCGAAGTCGTCGCCGGCCGCCTCGGCGGCGTGCCTGTCGTCATGCTCTCCGGCCGCGTGCATTATTACGAGAAGGGCGATGCCAACGCCATGCGCCTGCCGATTGAGGTGCTGAAGGCGCTCGGCGTCGAAGCGCTGATCCTGACCAATTCGGCCGGATCGCTGCGCGACGACATGCCGCCTGGTTCGGTGATGCAGATCACCGACCACATCAACTATTCCGGCATGAACCCGCTGATCGGCGAGGAAAGCGATCACCGTTTCGTGGGCATGACCAACGCCTATGATGCCGGGCTTGCCGCAGCGATGCAGAGGGCAGCGGCAAAGCTTAAAATCGAGCTGGCGCAAGGCGTCTATATGTGGTTCTCCGGCCCAAGCTTTGAAACGCCGGCCGAAATCCGCATGGCGCGCATCCTCGGCGCCGATGCAGTCGGCATGTCGACGGTGCCCGAGGTCATTATCGCAAGAATGCTGGGCCTGAGGGTTGCAGCCGCCTCCGTTATCACCAACTATGGGGCAGGCATGACCGGCAATGAGCTCAGCCATGAAGAAACCAAGGACATGGCGCCCATCGGCGGCGCCCGTCTCGCCGCCATCCTGAAAGACATGATTGCGGCTGGAACAGGATGA